One segment of Candidatus Melainabacteria bacterium DNA contains the following:
- a CDS encoding adenylosuccinate synthase, whose product MKTGKVIIGANYGDEGKGLFTDYFASQAPEDSLVIRFNGGAQAGHTVVSPDGRRHVFSHFGSGTLLGVPTFLSKFFIVNPLIFVKEYAELAQVSETPPEITIDPNAFLTTPFDMFINQTIEKQRAGKRHGSCGLGINETVTRSLRSPQYRLKSCDVLNSTGLRRRLHELKDSWFKDRLIELKLDPMEEGIQKFVNNTDRIIEEYIKDTQTLIDLATISDRIPPVRQVLFEGAQGLMLDEDRIDQFPHVTRSKTGLTNVLHLAPQFGIEKLCVTYVSRTYLTRHGAGPLEGESDWTLPDSTNIPNQFQGTLRFAPLSLPALEQNIEYDLHRAKNTELDISADLAMTCADQVPVPDTRRMFLTLKHVSFGPTRSSVCQALSSSMR is encoded by the coding sequence ATGAAAACTGGCAAAGTAATAATTGGAGCGAACTACGGTGACGAGGGCAAAGGCCTGTTCACTGATTACTTTGCCAGCCAGGCACCGGAAGATTCGCTGGTCATCAGATTCAACGGGGGCGCACAAGCCGGACACACAGTAGTATCACCAGACGGACGTCGACACGTCTTCAGTCATTTCGGCAGTGGAACATTGCTCGGGGTGCCCACATTCTTAAGCAAGTTTTTCATAGTCAATCCACTCATATTCGTCAAGGAATACGCAGAGCTGGCGCAGGTATCAGAAACTCCTCCAGAAATAACGATAGACCCAAACGCATTTCTGACGACGCCGTTCGATATGTTCATCAATCAAACAATCGAAAAACAAAGAGCAGGAAAACGCCACGGCAGCTGTGGACTTGGCATCAACGAGACGGTCACGAGATCGTTGCGTTCACCTCAGTATCGATTGAAGTCCTGTGACGTACTGAATTCGACCGGACTGCGCCGAAGGTTACATGAACTCAAAGATTCCTGGTTCAAAGACCGTCTGATCGAGCTGAAACTAGACCCAATGGAGGAAGGTATTCAGAAATTTGTAAACAACACAGATCGCATCATAGAAGAATATATAAAGGACACGCAGACGCTTATCGACCTCGCAACAATCAGCGACCGAATTCCGCCAGTCAGGCAAGTGCTATTCGAAGGCGCTCAGGGATTAATGCTCGACGAAGACCGAATCGATCAGTTTCCGCACGTAACACGCTCGAAAACTGGTCTGACAAATGTTCTGCATCTTGCTCCCCAATTCGGAATAGAAAAACTGTGTGTTACTTATGTCAGCCGCACATATTTAACGAGGCATGGCGCTGGTCCGCTGGAAGGAGAATCAGACTGGACACTGCCTGACAGCACGAATATTCCGAATCAATTTCAAGGCACTCTGAGATTTGCCCCCCTCAGCCTGCCGGCGCTGGAGCAAAACATCGAATACGATCTCCATCGTGCCAAAAACACTGAACTCGACATCTCCGCAGACCTGGCGATGACATGCGCCGACCAGGTGCCGGTACCAGATACACGCCGAATGTTTTTAACGCTTAAACATGTCAGCTTCGGTCCAACACGGTCATCCGTCTGTCAAGCATTATCCAGTTCGATGCGCTAG
- a CDS encoding PDZ domain-containing protein: MRQRNNYGKASPGPWLGGTAIGVALASAFWMGHEWHPNTANPTQTTTSTTSVVSKTPGGVLALAENTVADIASKVSDSVVNIDTRRSITLTSASSFDPMQSFLFGPGMGFELPQQPQPRTFEQKGTGSGVIFRSDGYILTNNHVAGNADVIEVTLNDKRKYRAKVVGKDRFTDLALLKIDGVDNLPAANFGESKTIRPGDWAIAIGSPLGFDHTVTLGIISALGRLLPAGHNETSSLGNVQLIQTDAAINPGNSGGPLLNIHGEVIGITTAIRGDAQNIGFAIPVDVAKDVAQQLLEKGSIARAYIGVYMQDLNEGIARSLHISPNTKGVLIARAAEGSPAEKAGIIQGDVIVKVDGQSVSTSKEVQAIVRKHKPGENVEFLLSRGNELVPATIKIGDYPQKDEG, translated from the coding sequence ATGAGACAGCGCAATAATTACGGCAAGGCTTCGCCAGGTCCCTGGCTTGGCGGTACAGCCATTGGCGTTGCACTGGCGTCGGCATTCTGGATGGGACACGAATGGCATCCAAACACAGCAAATCCAACCCAGACAACCACAAGTACCACATCGGTTGTAAGCAAAACTCCGGGTGGAGTTCTTGCCCTGGCTGAAAACACAGTCGCCGACATAGCTTCGAAGGTAAGTGATAGCGTGGTCAACATCGACACCAGGCGCAGTATCACACTCACATCAGCATCCAGCTTCGACCCAATGCAAAGTTTTCTCTTTGGACCGGGAATGGGTTTTGAGTTGCCACAGCAACCGCAGCCCAGAACATTCGAACAAAAGGGCACCGGTTCTGGTGTTATTTTCAGATCTGATGGCTACATTCTCACGAACAATCACGTGGCTGGAAATGCAGACGTTATAGAAGTTACGCTCAACGACAAACGGAAATATAGAGCAAAGGTAGTCGGCAAAGACCGGTTTACAGATCTGGCGCTTTTGAAGATCGACGGCGTCGACAATTTACCTGCGGCCAATTTCGGCGAAAGCAAAACAATCAGGCCAGGAGATTGGGCAATTGCTATCGGCAGTCCACTCGGATTCGACCACACAGTCACACTGGGCATCATCAGCGCCCTCGGACGACTCTTGCCCGCCGGCCACAACGAGACGAGCAGCCTCGGAAACGTACAGTTGATACAGACGGACGCCGCGATTAATCCGGGCAACTCGGGCGGACCACTGCTGAATATTCACGGTGAAGTGATTGGTATAACGACAGCAATACGCGGCGATGCTCAAAATATCGGTTTTGCAATTCCTGTCGACGTAGCCAAAGACGTAGCTCAGCAGTTGCTGGAAAAGGGTTCAATTGCCCGGGCCTACATCGGAGTCTACATGCAAGACCTGAATGAAGGAATAGCCCGCTCCCTGCACATATCGCCGAACACGAAAGGTGTGCTGATTGCGCGAGCGGCCGAAGGCAGCCCCGCAGAGAAGGCCGGCATCATCCAGGGTGATGTGATTGTAAAGGTCGACGGTCAATCAGTCTCAACCTCTAAAGAGGTACAAGCTATCGTTCGCAAGCACAAGCCCGGAGAAAACGTTGAATTCCTGCTATCCAGGGGTAATGAGCTCGTTCCAGCGACCATCAAAATCGGCGATTATCCGCAAAAAGACGAAGGGTAA
- a CDS encoding MFS transporter, with product MITEAPSKITHMPVTHVFVRNRMIWQFYILAGLCSFVASSLGPMMPFLRGELKFDYTIMAYHFSAFALGVLISGAVGERVMTYLGRKKAMWAGLAGVAAGVGILILGKAPAPTIFGIFLAGMCASIFGQVIDTVIAERLGENRTIAITETNIVTSICATVAPAAIGSFVAAGFDWRTPLAILILCLGISYAVFGRNNVPVPLNTERNSVQESSRLTRAYWAYWLVILLGCASEWSIVFWSPDFLQNAVKMERTLAATAVSAFSIAMMAGRITGSVLSRRLSIRLLLPAAAVLSLFGFSTFWLAPTAVINVLGLFIAGLGVANMYPLTLSAALGAAPKNLALAASRMNMATGAAGLCAPLILGGIADRAGIFQAYSAVAIMLTLAVAAIFYANKLATSTENSR from the coding sequence ATGATCACCGAAGCCCCGAGCAAGATCACCCATATGCCGGTTACGCACGTCTTTGTGCGTAATCGAATGATCTGGCAATTCTACATTCTGGCCGGGTTGTGCTCGTTCGTAGCATCATCGTTAGGACCAATGATGCCGTTTTTGCGTGGCGAATTGAAATTCGACTACACAATCATGGCTTATCACTTCAGCGCTTTCGCACTCGGAGTTCTCATCTCAGGCGCAGTTGGCGAGCGCGTCATGACCTACCTGGGCAGGAAGAAAGCGATGTGGGCAGGTCTGGCAGGTGTCGCCGCTGGTGTAGGCATATTGATTCTCGGGAAAGCGCCCGCACCAACAATTTTTGGAATCTTTCTAGCTGGCATGTGCGCCAGTATTTTCGGACAGGTTATCGATACCGTTATCGCTGAAAGATTGGGTGAGAACCGCACCATCGCCATTACTGAAACAAATATCGTTACCAGTATCTGCGCAACGGTTGCACCGGCAGCGATCGGCTCGTTTGTAGCGGCAGGGTTCGATTGGCGCACACCGCTGGCGATACTGATACTATGCCTGGGAATTTCCTACGCAGTCTTCGGGCGTAACAATGTTCCAGTCCCCCTTAACACAGAAAGAAATAGCGTCCAGGAAAGCAGCAGGTTAACACGTGCATATTGGGCGTACTGGCTGGTTATTCTTTTAGGTTGCGCCAGCGAATGGTCAATCGTGTTTTGGAGTCCGGACTTTTTACAGAACGCGGTGAAAATGGAAAGGACTCTGGCTGCAACTGCAGTCAGTGCGTTTTCTATAGCAATGATGGCAGGTCGAATCACCGGCAGTGTGCTTTCAAGACGACTCAGCATACGACTGCTTTTGCCTGCGGCGGCAGTTCTCAGCCTATTTGGATTCTCGACATTCTGGCTGGCACCAACAGCTGTTATCAACGTTTTAGGACTATTCATCGCCGGTTTGGGCGTGGCGAACATGTATCCGCTAACACTATCGGCCGCATTGGGAGCAGCACCTAAAAATCTAGCCCTGGCGGCTTCACGCATGAACATGGCAACAGGTGCGGCCGGGCTCTGTGCACCACTTATTCTTGGTGGCATAGCTGATCGCGCCGGAATCTTTCAGGCATATAGTGCTGTCGCCATAATGCTCACTTTGGCAGTCGCTGCAATTTTCTATGCCAATAAATTGGCAACATCAACCGAAAACAGTCGGTAG
- a CDS encoding carbonic anhydrase translates to MKKQSYLLSILVFSSLYCPLEAQCKVTPDAAIKALQNGNARYVSGKSKHPRIDPERRRATALEGQTPISAILGCADSRVPPEIIFDQGFADLFVVRVAGNVCAVPELASIEYAVAVLKVPSIVVLGHTKCGAVDAAIKNGALPGSLPELVKMIRPAVESSEGDKKSKSDLLTRATEQNVRNTIAELTKSSVIKSAIDSKELKVVGAIRHLEDGHVTWLK, encoded by the coding sequence ATGAAAAAACAATCTTATCTCCTCAGTATACTTGTCTTCTCCTCGTTGTACTGTCCCCTTGAGGCGCAGTGCAAGGTAACGCCTGATGCAGCTATCAAAGCTCTGCAGAACGGCAATGCTCGCTACGTCAGTGGAAAGAGCAAGCATCCGCGTATAGATCCTGAGCGCAGAAGAGCTACGGCTCTTGAAGGCCAAACTCCAATAAGTGCAATTCTGGGTTGTGCAGACTCTCGAGTTCCTCCTGAAATCATTTTCGATCAAGGGTTCGCCGATTTGTTTGTTGTCAGAGTCGCCGGTAATGTTTGTGCAGTGCCTGAGCTCGCTTCTATTGAATACGCCGTGGCTGTTTTGAAGGTGCCTTCGATAGTCGTGCTTGGTCATACCAAATGCGGTGCAGTCGACGCTGCCATAAAAAATGGTGCATTGCCTGGTAGTTTGCCAGAGCTGGTCAAGATGATCAGACCCGCGGTAGAGTCGAGCGAGGGTGACAAAAAGTCGAAGTCTGACTTACTTACGCGGGCGACTGAGCAAAACGTCAGAAATACCATCGCCGAACTGACTAAAAGTTCTGTGATCAAATCTGCTATCGATTCGAAAGAACTGAAAGTTGTTGGTGCGATTCGACATCTTGAAGATGGGCATGTGACCTGGCTGAAGTAG
- a CDS encoding methylated-DNA--[protein]-cysteine S-methyltransferase, whose translation MTVFYCTTDSPIGLLTLTSDGESLTGLFMENHKGFPNCDDDWIYDEAAAPLLQTKSELADYFAGNLKRFTVPIKLTGTNFQMKVWSELQNISFGEVISYAELAGRIGNPNACRAVGLANGQNPISIIVPCHRVIGANGKLTGYGGGLPRKEVLLNLEQPGSLRKTLTVDGAKQLTIV comes from the coding sequence ATGACAGTATTTTATTGCACAACCGATAGCCCAATTGGCTTACTGACGTTGACATCAGACGGTGAGTCTCTCACCGGACTTTTTATGGAAAATCACAAGGGCTTTCCTAATTGCGATGATGATTGGATCTACGACGAAGCGGCGGCACCGCTTCTGCAGACGAAAAGTGAGCTGGCTGACTATTTTGCCGGTAATTTAAAACGATTTACTGTACCTATTAAACTGACTGGCACAAATTTTCAGATGAAGGTTTGGAGCGAGTTGCAAAACATCTCGTTTGGTGAGGTTATTTCGTATGCGGAATTAGCCGGTCGTATTGGTAATCCAAATGCTTGTCGAGCCGTAGGCCTGGCGAATGGGCAAAATCCAATTTCAATAATAGTGCCATGTCATCGCGTTATTGGTGCCAACGGTAAACTCACCGGCTATGGTGGCGGTCTGCCGCGCAAGGAAGTTCTTTTGAACTTGGAGCAACCAGGTTCTCTAAGAAAAACATTGACTGTTGATGGTGCTAAGCAACTGACCATTGTTTAA
- a CDS encoding DNA-3-methyladenine glycosylase 2 family protein, which yields MLNPESCYQALRTHDPRFDGAFFIAVRTTKIYCRTVCPAKTPLFKNITFYSTAAAAEEAGYRPCLRCRPELAPGNASVDAVSRLASLALNRIEDGALTDLGLEGLALEMGISSRHLRRVIESEFGVSPIQIAQTQRLLLAKRLLTDTSLSITEIAFASGFSSVRRFNALFLERYNLNPTQLRKRLKEHDIPFLICEVVYREPYDWKSMLAFLEGRACPGVEAVIQDSYFRTASFGKHSGWLSIKRNPEKNTFFIHVSTSLAPVLLNVVARCKRMLDTQADPALIALGLGELAAGREGLRVPGAFNGFDVALRAILGQQVSVKAASTLHGRIAQKFGLEVITPVAGLNRAAPTAEALSKLAAEDLSGLGITGSRIASILALSRAVASGALSLEPGQDVEKTTATLKSLPGIGDWTAEYVAMRALSWPDAFPYSDLGIKKALCLKADKQIIEHAERYRPWRSYAAMHLWKSLEKVNNDSILLHNR from the coding sequence ATGTTAAACCCAGAAAGTTGCTACCAGGCTCTTCGCACCCATGACCCGCGCTTTGACGGAGCGTTTTTCATTGCCGTGCGAACAACGAAGATATATTGTCGGACGGTATGCCCGGCCAAGACGCCATTATTCAAGAACATCACTTTTTACTCGACCGCTGCTGCTGCGGAAGAAGCGGGCTATCGTCCCTGCTTGCGTTGCCGGCCTGAACTGGCGCCGGGTAATGCGTCGGTCGATGCCGTGAGCCGACTGGCCTCGCTTGCTTTAAACAGAATCGAGGATGGAGCGCTTACTGATCTTGGTTTGGAAGGCTTAGCTTTGGAGATGGGGATAAGCTCTCGACATTTGCGCCGCGTTATCGAGTCTGAATTCGGAGTTTCACCTATTCAAATTGCACAGACGCAGCGTTTGTTGCTGGCTAAACGCCTACTGACCGATACGAGTTTGTCCATCACTGAAATCGCTTTTGCTAGCGGTTTCTCAAGCGTGCGTAGGTTTAATGCATTGTTTCTTGAACGCTACAATCTCAACCCAACCCAGCTTCGCAAGCGCTTGAAGGAGCACGATATACCGTTTCTGATTTGCGAGGTGGTTTATCGCGAACCTTATGACTGGAAGAGCATGCTGGCTTTTCTTGAAGGTCGTGCGTGTCCTGGTGTGGAGGCGGTGATTCAAGACTCTTATTTTCGCACTGCATCGTTTGGCAAACATTCGGGATGGCTGTCTATAAAGAGAAATCCCGAAAAAAATACTTTTTTCATACATGTCTCCACTTCACTAGCTCCCGTGCTCCTCAACGTGGTGGCTCGATGCAAGCGGATGCTGGATACGCAGGCAGACCCAGCTTTGATTGCGCTCGGTCTGGGAGAACTTGCTGCGGGAAGAGAGGGGTTGCGCGTTCCGGGAGCATTCAATGGCTTTGATGTTGCATTGCGTGCAATTCTTGGACAGCAGGTCAGTGTCAAGGCTGCAAGCACATTGCACGGACGAATCGCCCAGAAGTTTGGTCTTGAAGTAATAACACCAGTTGCCGGACTCAATAGAGCTGCACCAACTGCGGAGGCACTGTCGAAATTAGCAGCTGAAGATTTGAGTGGGCTGGGAATAACGGGCAGCCGAATAGCCAGCATTCTTGCTCTTTCCCGCGCTGTCGCATCCGGTGCCCTTTCCCTGGAGCCAGGTCAGGATGTGGAAAAAACGACTGCAACATTGAAGTCGTTGCCCGGCATTGGAGACTGGACGGCTGAGTATGTTGCGATGCGAGCGCTCTCCTGGCCTGACGCTTTTCCATATTCAGATCTTGGAATTAAGAAGGCTCTCTGCTTGAAGGCAGACAAGCAGATTATTGAACATGCCGAACGTTATAGACCATGGCGATCGTACGCGGCCATGCATTTGTGGAAGTCTCTGGAGAAAGTAAATAATGACAGTATTTTATTGCACAACCGATAG
- a CDS encoding PAS domain-containing protein, with protein MVRVPQPKRKSSNIKPEVLVKALKATRCGVLITDPNQPDNPIVYANRAFCAMTGYSRDEILGRNCRFLQGKDRKQPELSAIREALRTKTSCSTILRNYKKSGEMFFNELSISPVFDKSGDLTHFVGIQKDVTAEVQLKTQRDEFLATLLHDIKTPLLASMRVLNHIKSNGSFTPAENVLVEGVMQNDYGLLRLIDNAMDCYRPEQLTAVHRTYYDLTKQLAKCAAQLMPAAQQKRVVLFMPDQPLVICADSRLCERVFFNLMELAIRYSPRVGRIKVKTDFTPDYFEVEFSNRSSGLPIKFFSAAQNLLLSFDDENSTALALHSARLILQQHGGELVLQRSNKVTSFIARLPANS; from the coding sequence ATGGTCCGTGTGCCTCAGCCTAAGCGCAAAAGCAGCAACATAAAACCTGAGGTACTTGTAAAAGCCCTGAAGGCGACTCGTTGCGGCGTGTTGATTACAGATCCGAATCAGCCTGACAATCCTATTGTTTATGCGAATCGGGCATTTTGCGCCATGACTGGTTATTCGCGTGACGAGATTCTTGGTCGAAATTGCCGTTTCTTACAGGGTAAAGATCGAAAGCAGCCCGAGTTGTCGGCGATTAGAGAGGCCTTGCGAACCAAAACTTCTTGCTCTACTATTTTGCGCAACTATAAAAAATCTGGAGAGATGTTTTTCAATGAATTGTCTATCTCTCCAGTTTTTGACAAGTCCGGCGATCTGACACACTTTGTTGGCATTCAGAAGGATGTTACAGCTGAAGTACAACTGAAAACGCAGAGAGATGAGTTTTTGGCGACTTTATTGCATGACATCAAGACGCCGCTGCTCGCTTCTATGCGTGTTTTAAATCATATCAAGAGTAATGGATCGTTTACGCCGGCCGAAAATGTGCTGGTCGAGGGCGTTATGCAAAATGATTATGGTCTTTTGCGTCTCATCGACAATGCTATGGATTGCTATCGCCCTGAGCAATTAACGGCTGTCCATCGGACCTATTATGATCTGACGAAACAGCTTGCGAAATGCGCCGCTCAACTCATGCCGGCAGCACAGCAGAAGCGGGTGGTTCTGTTCATGCCGGATCAACCGCTTGTCATATGCGCTGACTCAAGGTTGTGTGAGCGGGTCTTTTTCAATCTCATGGAACTGGCTATTCGCTATTCGCCACGTGTGGGGCGCATAAAAGTAAAGACAGACTTCACACCTGACTATTTTGAAGTGGAATTTTCCAACAGATCCTCTGGTCTGCCGATCAAGTTTTTTAGTGCGGCGCAGAACTTGCTGCTGTCGTTCGATGACGAAAACAGCACAGCGCTGGCATTACACTCTGCAAGACTGATTTTGCAGCAACACGGAGGTGAGTTGGTGCTTCAGCGATCAAATAAAGTAACCAGCTTTATTGCGCGTTTACCCGCGAATAGCTGA
- a CDS encoding PAS domain-containing sensor histidine kinase: protein MDRDEKLRVIIDAAPCGMVMVNDQGVIVLVNAQVEKLFGYSREQLLGQTIEILVPTPLRSDHPKHRADFLANPKARAMGAGRDLYGQRKDGTAIPVEIGLSPLVMDGERYVVASVVDITQRKFAESTLQENLLELQRSNADLEQFAYVCSHDLQEPLRVISNYTQLLAKRYHDQLDDDANEFVEYIVDATKRMQELINDLLLYSRVQTKGQAFRNTDCHERAQTAISNLTLAIEESGANISLEPLPTILADGSQMLQVFQNLISNAIKFRAERPLQIQLSATKAENAWLFSVTDNGLGIDMKYADRIFIIFQRLHNREQYPGSGIGLAICKKIVERHGGKIWIESQPGEGTTFNFTIPCSQEAPTT from the coding sequence ATGGATAGAGACGAAAAACTCAGAGTCATCATCGACGCTGCTCCGTGTGGCATGGTCATGGTCAACGACCAGGGTGTCATCGTTCTAGTGAACGCCCAGGTGGAAAAACTATTCGGATACAGCCGTGAGCAGTTGCTTGGTCAGACGATCGAAATTCTGGTGCCAACGCCATTAAGATCTGACCATCCAAAACACCGTGCAGATTTTCTTGCCAATCCCAAAGCCCGCGCGATGGGAGCTGGCAGAGATCTATATGGACAGAGAAAAGACGGCACTGCCATACCTGTGGAAATTGGTCTCAGCCCTCTTGTCATGGACGGTGAGCGATATGTTGTTGCCTCCGTCGTAGACATCACACAGAGAAAATTCGCGGAATCGACCTTGCAGGAAAACTTGCTTGAATTGCAAAGATCCAACGCTGATCTCGAGCAGTTCGCTTATGTTTGCTCCCACGATTTGCAGGAGCCGCTGCGCGTAATATCCAACTACACACAACTTCTAGCAAAGCGATACCACGATCAGTTAGACGACGACGCAAACGAGTTTGTTGAGTACATCGTTGATGCCACAAAGCGAATGCAAGAACTGATAAACGATCTACTTTTGTATAGCCGCGTACAAACCAAAGGGCAGGCTTTTCGTAATACTGATTGTCATGAAAGAGCACAAACAGCCATCTCCAATTTAACGCTGGCAATAGAGGAGAGTGGCGCAAATATTTCTCTGGAGCCTCTACCAACTATCTTAGCTGATGGTTCTCAAATGCTTCAGGTCTTTCAAAATCTGATCAGCAATGCCATTAAATTTCGAGCCGAACGACCTCTTCAAATCCAGCTATCAGCAACAAAGGCAGAAAATGCCTGGCTGTTTTCCGTCACAGACAATGGTCTGGGCATCGATATGAAGTATGCCGACCGCATTTTTATCATCTTTCAAAGACTCCATAACAGAGAGCAATATCCCGGCAGCGGCATAGGGCTCGCCATATGCAAAAAAATTGTCGAAAGACACGGCGGCAAAATCTGGATCGAATCACAACCAGGTGAAGGAACAACGTTTAACTTCACCATTCCTTGCTCTCAGGAGGCACCGACAACATGA
- a CDS encoding response regulator, which translates to MSADNKRILLVEDSPADARLILEVFKDEKIAADIKVVRDGQAALDCLRSVGCFADSGRPDLVILDLNIPKKDGREVLAEVKADENLKSIPVVILTTSQSEEDIAKSYRLQASCYVTKPIELQQFVKTIRSFDSFWLQSVRYPQNHE; encoded by the coding sequence ATGAGTGCAGATAACAAAAGAATTTTATTGGTCGAAGACAGTCCGGCGGACGCGCGGCTGATTCTAGAAGTTTTTAAAGACGAAAAAATAGCCGCCGATATCAAAGTTGTGCGTGACGGTCAGGCGGCTCTGGATTGTTTGCGTTCAGTTGGCTGCTTTGCAGACTCCGGACGACCAGATCTGGTAATTCTAGACCTCAATATACCGAAGAAAGATGGACGCGAAGTGCTCGCCGAAGTGAAAGCGGACGAGAACTTGAAATCGATACCGGTCGTCATCCTGACGACATCCCAATCTGAAGAAGATATCGCCAAAAGCTATCGACTCCAGGCGAGTTGCTACGTTACAAAACCAATTGAACTGCAGCAATTTGTAAAAACAATCAGATCTTTTGATTCGTTTTGGTTGCAGTCGGTGAGGTATCCGCAAAATCATGAGTGA
- a CDS encoding response regulator, whose amino-acid sequence MSDATSVLLIEDSLADANYVQKILPKQLYKFVHVDRLEKAREAVQSNPAFDVILLDLSLPDETGLATITATMSWANSVPIVILTGLADEELSIQAVKSGAQDYIFKQDLSAPNLARTIRYAIERKQHDKDAKRLAVLEKHEEFMATLTHDLKNPLIGNNLILELMAEQVMGVVSQEQANLLLSLRDSNALLISMIQSLIDVYRFEKDVDAVKMESIDPLPIIDKCVKSIAPIATHRQIRLCTDLSDQVSNIVADAAAFRRVMQNLLDNALKFTPDGGVISVGAQAVDDSIVFEVKDSGPGIPQDEQDRLFERFAQGRNGKKFTPGTGLGLYLCKQLVSAHSGEISCISDIGRGTTFAVKLPQVGFSAN is encoded by the coding sequence ATGAGTGACGCAACAAGTGTATTACTTATCGAAGACAGTCTTGCAGATGCGAACTATGTTCAAAAAATCCTGCCCAAGCAACTCTACAAATTCGTCCATGTTGATCGACTGGAGAAAGCACGAGAAGCCGTTCAATCAAATCCTGCCTTTGACGTAATACTTCTCGATCTCAGCCTGCCCGATGAAACCGGTCTAGCCACTATTACCGCAACCATGTCGTGGGCGAATTCGGTACCAATAGTGATTCTGACTGGTCTGGCAGACGAAGAATTGTCGATTCAGGCAGTAAAATCGGGGGCACAAGATTATATTTTCAAGCAGGATCTGTCTGCCCCGAATTTAGCGCGAACCATCAGGTATGCCATAGAACGAAAACAGCATGACAAAGACGCAAAAAGATTGGCGGTACTCGAAAAACACGAAGAATTCATGGCCACTTTGACGCACGATTTGAAAAATCCGTTGATTGGAAACAATCTCATTCTCGAATTGATGGCAGAGCAGGTTATGGGAGTGGTGAGCCAGGAGCAAGCAAATTTGCTTTTGAGCTTGCGTGACAGCAATGCACTTCTCATCTCGATGATTCAAAGCTTAATTGACGTCTATCGATTCGAGAAAGATGTGGACGCAGTCAAAATGGAGAGCATCGATCCACTGCCGATAATCGACAAATGCGTCAAGTCGATAGCACCAATAGCAACACACAGACAGATACGATTGTGCACAGACCTGTCAGATCAAGTAAGTAACATAGTCGCCGATGCGGCGGCGTTCAGACGGGTGATGCAGAACCTTTTAGATAACGCCTTAAAATTCACTCCAGACGGCGGTGTAATAAGCGTCGGAGCGCAAGCCGTTGATGACAGTATCGTTTTTGAAGTAAAAGACAGCGGACCTGGAATTCCACAGGATGAGCAAGATCGACTGTTCGAACGATTTGCTCAGGGACGCAACGGAAAAAAATTCACACCCGGAACGGGACTGGGACTCTACTTATGCAAGCAGCTGGTCTCCGCACACAGTGGGGAGATCTCTTGTATCAGTGATATCGGTCGCGGTACCACATTCGCCGTCAAGTTACCTCAAGTAGGATTCTCTGCAAATTGA
- a CDS encoding response regulator transcription factor, with amino-acid sequence MPEQKVLRILIAEDQEIIRIGLETILSQHADLQVVGTASNGEEAHSKCLTLKPDVVIMDLSMPVMNGIDATVLVRAELPDIRVLIVTSHETDDEIFACFRAGADGYCLKTALKDDVINAVRTVAEGGAWLDATIADKVLRCFRSPIKESKTDSPMLEKFELTPREIEVLKFIVEGYGNAAIAKQLSISAQTVKTHIRHIMEKLEVSDRTQAAVKALKHGML; translated from the coding sequence ATGCCCGAGCAAAAAGTGCTCAGAATTTTAATAGCTGAAGACCAGGAAATCATAAGAATCGGTCTTGAAACAATCCTTTCACAGCACGCAGATCTGCAAGTGGTGGGCACTGCTTCAAACGGGGAAGAGGCGCACTCGAAATGCCTCACTCTAAAGCCTGATGTGGTGATCATGGACCTGAGTATGCCGGTAATGAATGGAATTGATGCAACTGTGCTAGTGCGAGCTGAACTACCCGATATAAGGGTATTGATAGTCACATCACACGAAACAGACGACGAAATTTTTGCCTGCTTTAGAGCAGGTGCAGATGGCTACTGTTTGAAGACAGCGCTGAAAGATGATGTCATCAATGCAGTGCGTACGGTGGCTGAAGGCGGTGCCTGGCTTGATGCGACAATTGCGGATAAGGTGCTCAGATGCTTCCGCAGCCCCATCAAGGAATCTAAAACCGACTCTCCAATGCTGGAGAAATTTGAGCTCACTCCGCGTGAAATTGAAGTACTGAAATTTATCGTTGAAGGCTACGGCAATGCAGCTATCGCGAAACAACTTTCCATTTCAGCTCAAACAGTGAAAACGCACATCAGACACATTATGGAAAAACTAGAGGTATCAGATCGCACCCAGGCGGCTGTGAAAGCTCTGAAACATGGAATGTTGTGA